A part of Paenibacillus sp. 481 genomic DNA contains:
- a CDS encoding ABC transporter ATP-binding protein: protein MNKLIEFKNVTKEYKIGEVTIKALAGVDFSISEGEFVVVLGASGAGKSTILNILGGMDTATTGQVLVGNQEITTFNEKKLTEYRGEKVGFVFQFYNLIPNLNALENVEFATEVCKNHLDAKEILYKVGLQDRIRNFPSQLSGGEQQRVAIARAVAKNPLLLLCDEPTGALDYVTGKSVLKLLQDLNKETKKCVVLVTHNSAIAPMADKIIKVKSGMIESVTVNHDKQNVEGIEW, encoded by the coding sequence GTGAATAAACTGATCGAATTCAAAAACGTAACAAAAGAATACAAAATAGGAGAAGTGACAATCAAGGCGCTTGCTGGTGTTGATTTTTCCATATCAGAGGGGGAATTCGTCGTTGTTCTGGGTGCTAGTGGTGCCGGTAAAAGTACAATCTTGAATATCCTTGGCGGTATGGACACGGCTACTACAGGTCAAGTGCTTGTTGGCAATCAAGAGATCACAACGTTTAATGAAAAAAAATTAACCGAATATCGCGGTGAGAAGGTTGGTTTTGTATTTCAATTTTATAATCTAATTCCGAATTTAAATGCGCTAGAAAATGTTGAGTTTGCGACGGAAGTATGTAAAAACCATCTGGATGCCAAAGAAATTTTGTATAAGGTTGGGTTACAGGACCGTATCAGGAACTTCCCTTCCCAACTTTCTGGAGGAGAACAACAACGTGTTGCAATCGCGCGAGCTGTTGCCAAAAATCCGCTACTATTGCTCTGCGATGAACCTACCGGAGCTTTAGATTATGTTACAGGCAAGTCCGTCCTAAAGCTCCTTCAAGATTTGAACAAAGAAACGAAGAAGTGCGTTGTGTTAGTCACACATAACTCCGCGATTGCTCCTATGGCGGATAAAATTATTAAGGTAAAGAGCGGAATGATCGAAAGCGTTACGGTGAATCATGACAAACAGAATGTTGAAGGGATCGAGTGGTAA